A window from Ignavibacteriota bacterium encodes these proteins:
- a CDS encoding DEAD/DEAH box helicase family protein, with translation MFELVSTSNFKFLEKKLPELAILGDFAEQYVYADPSSAAVKLRLFAEKVVVIISTILNLQNDFEESNLYNIITTDEFKNSVPQTVIHYLHSIRITGNRGAHGSAVDSILILEVIKQAHQIAKWIYASYLGGNVKELSDYITPTKLDEKSFEIQKRLYDKERELFELKDQLEKIKNENIELSKSKFNSEQFKEHSQEVANELEFNEEQTRRLIIDSMISSAGWKVGANGEGTDEVKQEWPTEYVYDEGIVKGKSDYVLFDPENEKPLAVIEAKKTSADVIVGRKQAELYADGLEKKYGQRPILFYTNGYKTFIWNDRAGEPPREIFGMYSKDSLHYLIYQRNSAKQPTTISINNDITNRLYQKEAIKRVLEKFESKRRKALIVLATGTGKTRVAVSLVDVMMKSDRVKRVLFLCDRRELRKQAKNVFREFIDGAPLTILNANSANDKESRIYLATYPAMNQYFQNFDVGFFDLIIADESHRSIYKVYSELFKYFDAYQIGLTATPVNFVHRSTFTMFDCRPQDPTAHFSYEDAVTHEPPYLSKFEVFTVTTKFLREGIRYSEMSRSQQLELEDQLGEAADEIEYDSPKIDNYIFNRDTNREILRNLMDHGMKMPDGSLGKTIIFARNHRHAVLMDEVFNELYPHYGGNFCKIIDNYDPRADQLIDDFKYHNLTIAISVDMMDTGIDVPEILNLVFAKPVKSFVKFWQMIGRGTRIRKDLFGSGEDKTTFRIFDHWGNFEWFDFKYKLKDPTLTKVLTQRLFEARFDLAETALEKFDKDTFNIVADLLLKDVNTLVEIDTVSVKEKMIDLKKLQSNNVIQQFSTDTKILLQSVVAPLMQWIDVRGNSEAYKFDLLIANTQKAVLTKSGKIHDFKDDIIEQLNSLSKNINQVKEKSETIKLVTNNEFWVNPTIQSLENIRLELRSIMKFSDNVVTPQVTRPIIDVEDSDIEINKYTPIKIGTEMVKYKERVDDVLARLFSESMTLQKIKSGKPVNEKDIQELISLVLTQHPDLNLELLYEFYPETAGHLDLAIRRIIGLDSKFLDEQFTKFVDNQTNLNATQIKFIQMLKNHIAKYGSLKLETLFEPPFTTVHTEGVYGVFPNEHQASQIINIVREINNYPYQADQPRAEE, from the coding sequence ATGTTTGAATTAGTGTCAACAAGCAACTTTAAATTTCTTGAAAAGAAATTACCTGAATTAGCAATTCTTGGTGACTTTGCAGAACAGTATGTTTATGCTGATCCTTCAAGCGCTGCTGTAAAACTAAGATTGTTTGCGGAGAAAGTAGTAGTCATTATTTCAACGATTTTAAATCTTCAAAATGATTTCGAAGAATCCAATCTGTACAATATTATAACTACTGACGAATTTAAAAATTCTGTGCCACAAACCGTAATTCATTACCTGCATTCAATTAGAATTACTGGAAACAGAGGTGCACACGGCTCTGCTGTTGATAGTATTTTAATTTTAGAAGTTATCAAACAAGCACATCAAATCGCCAAATGGATTTATGCTTCTTATCTCGGTGGTAATGTAAAGGAACTCTCTGATTATATAACTCCAACTAAACTTGATGAAAAATCATTTGAGATTCAAAAAAGACTTTATGATAAAGAAAGAGAATTATTTGAACTGAAAGATCAGTTGGAAAAAATTAAAAATGAGAACATAGAATTATCTAAAAGTAAGTTTAATTCTGAGCAATTTAAGGAACATTCTCAAGAAGTTGCAAATGAACTTGAATTTAATGAAGAACAAACACGCAGGTTGATTATTGATTCCATGATTTCATCAGCTGGATGGAAAGTTGGAGCTAATGGTGAAGGGACAGATGAAGTTAAACAAGAATGGCCCACTGAATATGTGTATGATGAAGGGATTGTTAAGGGTAAATCTGATTATGTTTTGTTTGATCCGGAAAATGAAAAACCACTTGCTGTAATTGAAGCAAAAAAAACTTCTGCAGATGTAATTGTTGGCAGAAAACAAGCTGAGCTTTATGCAGATGGATTAGAAAAAAAATATGGTCAAAGACCGATCTTATTTTATACGAATGGATACAAAACATTTATTTGGAATGATAGAGCTGGTGAACCGCCTAGAGAAATTTTTGGAATGTACTCAAAAGATAGTTTACATTATTTAATCTATCAAAGGAATAGTGCTAAACAGCCAACAACAATTAGCATAAATAATGATATTACAAATCGTTTATATCAAAAAGAAGCGATAAAAAGAGTTTTAGAAAAATTTGAATCTAAAAGAAGAAAAGCTTTAATTGTTCTTGCAACAGGAACCGGTAAAACTAGAGTTGCAGTTTCTTTAGTTGATGTTATGATGAAATCTGATAGAGTTAAAAGAGTTTTATTTTTATGCGACCGAAGAGAATTAAGAAAACAAGCTAAAAATGTATTTCGAGAATTTATCGATGGTGCACCATTAACTATTTTAAATGCTAATTCAGCAAATGATAAAGAAAGTAGAATTTATCTTGCTACCTATCCGGCAATGAATCAATATTTTCAAAATTTTGATGTTGGTTTTTTTGATCTGATAATTGCGGATGAATCACATAGAAGTATTTACAAAGTTTATAGTGAATTGTTCAAATATTTTGACGCATACCAAATTGGATTAACAGCAACACCAGTTAATTTTGTTCATAGAAGCACTTTTACAATGTTTGATTGTAGACCTCAAGATCCAACGGCTCATTTTAGTTACGAAGATGCTGTAACACACGAACCTCCATACCTTTCAAAATTTGAAGTTTTTACTGTTACAACTAAATTTTTACGTGAAGGAATTAGATATTCTGAAATGTCAAGATCGCAGCAGCTTGAACTTGAAGATCAACTCGGTGAAGCTGCCGATGAGATTGAATACGATTCACCTAAAATTGATAATTACATTTTTAATAGAGATACTAATAGAGAAATTTTGCGTAACCTAATGGATCACGGAATGAAAATGCCGGATGGTTCATTAGGTAAAACGATTATCTTTGCAAGAAACCACAGACATGCGGTTTTAATGGATGAAGTTTTTAATGAGTTGTATCCTCACTACGGTGGAAACTTCTGTAAAATCATTGATAACTATGATCCAAGAGCTGATCAGTTAATCGATGATTTTAAATACCATAATTTAACAATTGCTATTTCTGTTGATATGATGGATACGGGAATTGATGTTCCCGAAATATTGAACTTAGTTTTTGCTAAACCTGTTAAATCATTCGTTAAATTTTGGCAAATGATAGGTAGAGGAACAAGAATAAGAAAAGATTTATTCGGTTCAGGTGAAGATAAAACAACATTTAGAATTTTTGATCATTGGGGAAATTTTGAATGGTTTGATTTTAAGTATAAACTAAAAGATCCTACACTAACAAAAGTTTTAACTCAAAGATTATTTGAAGCCCGTTTTGATTTGGCCGAAACCGCACTAGAAAAATTTGATAAAGATACGTTTAACATTGTTGCTGACCTATTATTAAAAGATGTAAATACTTTAGTGGAAATTGATACTGTTTCCGTTAAAGAAAAAATGATTGATCTGAAGAAGTTACAATCAAATAATGTAATACAACAATTTTCAACTGATACAAAAATTCTTTTGCAAAGTGTTGTTGCTCCATTAATGCAGTGGATTGATGTCAGAGGCAACTCAGAAGCTTATAAGTTTGATTTACTTATTGCAAATACTCAAAAAGCTGTGTTAACAAAAAGCGGTAAAATACATGATTTTAAAGATGATATTATTGAGCAGCTAAACTCATTATCAAAAAATATTAACCAAGTTAAAGAAAAATCTGAAACAATTAAGCTTGTAACTAATAATGAATTTTGGGTAAATCCAACTATTCAATCTTTAGAAAATATAAGACTTGAGTTGAGATCGATAATGAAATTTAGTGATAATGTTGTAACACCGCAAGTAACAAGACCAATAATAGATGTAGAAGACAGCGATATAGAAATAAATAAATACACACCGATAAAAATCGGTACTGAAATGGTAAAGTATAAGGAAAGAGTTGATGATGTTTTAGCAAGATTGTTTAGCGAAAGTATGACATTACAAAAAATTAAATCCGGTAAACCGGTAAATGAAAAAGACATTCAAGAATTGATCTCATTGGTTTTAACTCAACACCCGGATTTGAACTTGGAATTACTTTATGAATTTTACCCGGAAACTGCCGGACATTTAGATTTGGCTATTAGAAGAATTATTGGACTCGATTCAAAATTCTTAGATGAGCAATTCACTAAATTTGTAGACAATCAAACAAACTTAAATGCTACTCAAATAAAGTTTATTCAGATGTTAAAGAATCATATTGCAAAATACGGCTCGTTGAAATTAGAGACTTTATTTGAACCTCCATTTACAACCGTACACACAGAAGGAGTTTACGGTGTTTTCCCAAATGAACATCAAGCATCACAAATAATAAATATTGTTAGAGAAATTAATAATTACCCATATCAAGCAGACCAGCCGAGAGCTGAAGAATAA
- a CDS encoding orc1/cdc6 family replication initiation protein: MDIKSYMLERRSNINNQSSKISDYSIFDFNYVPQNPLIREETKQIIDAFLKYEKTNIPVNQVIFGSRGSGKTLMIKYLHQIFSEESSLNILYANVRYYSTSFKILAHLLNVSSRGLSLSELYNRFREKYNSKTIIILDEVHLWAPKERQRELLYFLSRDNRNYMILMLSNDPRFLNEIDQSVKSTLQPELIHFRNYDADEIEKILNERTKTGLKTIEDGINSKISAYTVREANSDVRIALKSLFYWATKDEENIEQCFENARRDIYVDLIGDLSDTNLLILKAACQIVDKFAKKVHTNYVDLARSNREQACSYVHFYNQLSYLQSLGLIMMLSTKVNKTYANRITILCNEKIVHQIYKVRYI; this comes from the coding sequence ATGGATATTAAATCATATATGCTTGAGAGGCGAAGTAATATTAATAACCAATCAAGTAAGATTTCAGACTATTCAATTTTTGATTTTAACTATGTTCCACAAAATCCACTCATAAGGGAAGAAACCAAGCAAATTATTGATGCATTTCTAAAGTATGAAAAAACAAATATTCCGGTTAACCAGGTTATTTTTGGATCACGTGGCAGCGGTAAAACATTAATGATCAAATATTTGCATCAAATTTTTAGTGAAGAATCTTCACTTAATATATTATATGCTAATGTCAGATATTATTCAACTTCATTTAAAATTCTTGCGCATCTATTAAATGTAAGTTCAAGAGGATTATCTCTTTCTGAATTATATAACCGGTTTAGAGAAAAGTACAATTCAAAAACAATAATCATACTTGATGAAGTTCATTTATGGGCACCAAAAGAACGTCAAAGAGAATTACTGTATTTTCTTTCAAGGGATAACAGAAACTATATGATTTTAATGTTGAGTAATGATCCCAGATTTTTGAATGAAATTGATCAAAGCGTAAAATCAACACTTCAACCAGAGTTAATTCACTTCCGAAATTATGATGCAGATGAGATAGAAAAAATTCTAAATGAAAGAACAAAAACCGGATTAAAAACAATTGAAGACGGAATAAATTCAAAAATATCAGCTTATACAGTAAGAGAAGCAAATTCAGATGTTCGGATTGCACTCAAGTCTTTGTTTTACTGGGCAACAAAAGACGAAGAAAATATTGAGCAATGTTTTGAAAATGCCAGACGGGATATATATGTTGATCTGATTGGAGATCTTTCGGATACTAATCTTCTAATTCTCAAAGCAGCTTGTCAGATTGTAGATAAATTTGCAAAAAAGGTACACACGAACTATGTGGATTTGGCAAGGAGCAATCGGGAGCAAGCGTGCTCCTACGTACATTTTTATAATCAATTATCATATCTTCAATCATTAGGACTAATTATGATGCTCTCAACTAAAGTAAATAAAACATATGCAAATAGAATTACAATTCTATGCAATGAGAAAATTGTGCATCAAATTTATAAAGTTCGTTATATTTGA
- a CDS encoding T9SS type A sorting domain-containing protein has product MKKIFLVVLLIINLHEKLNAQWETQESRVTVDLIDVCFVDSLNGWVIGDSSTILATNDGGENWKLEKIEEEIGFKKIFFITKEIGFACGVLGRLFSTKDGGKTWLRCANIFEIDFQDIYFVDENHGWAVGERWGEDFGRGMIVHTSDGGINWEIQYDTMSTERFNMIFFKSIRMKNTQEGWALGGDYFDNFSPTFIYKTVDGGKVWNKSSSIDRVGCNLEIANIDTLWIDGYGIGPLSTSTDGGLTWMTYKNEYKYIGKISPISGAIGWAFFNDINNQNRSALLYTYDRGETWKKDLTISGVIDIVQKDGYIWIVGQNGLIMKRKEIISSIDKHEYFNNSYKLFPNYPNPFNPTTIISYFLPIYTDIEIKIFNVIGEIINEFVFYNQTPGIQTFSWDISNNLHISSGVYFYQITFIRKNNNDIIKKSKMLLKVNI; this is encoded by the coding sequence ATGAAAAAAATATTTTTGGTAGTATTGTTAATAATAAACTTGCATGAAAAATTAAATGCACAGTGGGAAACCCAAGAAAGCAGGGTAACCGTTGACTTAATTGATGTATGTTTTGTCGATTCGTTAAATGGATGGGTAATTGGAGATAGTTCAACTATACTTGCCACAAACGATGGAGGTGAAAATTGGAAACTAGAAAAAATAGAAGAAGAAATTGGTTTTAAAAAAATATTTTTTATAACTAAAGAAATTGGTTTTGCTTGTGGAGTACTTGGTAGATTATTTTCAACAAAAGATGGTGGTAAAACTTGGTTGAGATGTGCAAATATTTTTGAAATAGATTTCCAAGATATTTATTTTGTTGATGAAAATCATGGTTGGGCAGTTGGCGAAAGATGGGGTGAAGATTTTGGAAGAGGTATGATTGTTCACACTTCAGATGGAGGTATAAACTGGGAAATACAATATGATACTATGTCAACGGAAAGATTTAATATGATATTCTTTAAATCTATCCGAATGAAGAATACCCAAGAAGGTTGGGCATTGGGTGGTGACTATTTTGATAATTTTTCACCAACATTTATTTATAAAACCGTTGATGGGGGGAAGGTATGGAATAAATCATCCTCCATTGATAGAGTTGGCTGTAACCTTGAAATTGCGAATATTGATACACTATGGATTGATGGATATGGAATTGGACCGCTTTCAACATCTACCGATGGTGGACTTACATGGATGACGTATAAAAATGAATACAAATATATTGGCAAAATATCGCCAATTAGTGGAGCTATAGGGTGGGCTTTTTTTAATGATATAAATAATCAAAATAGAAGTGCCTTGTTATACACTTATGATAGAGGGGAAACATGGAAAAAAGATCTAACTATAAGTGGAGTAATTGATATCGTTCAAAAAGATGGATATATATGGATAGTTGGTCAAAACGGTTTAATTATGAAAAGGAAAGAAATTATTTCATCAATTGATAAGCATGAATATTTTAATAATAGTTATAAATTATTTCCAAATTATCCCAATCCATTTAATCCAACAACTATTATAAGTTACTTTTTGCCTATATACACAGATATCGAAATAAAGATTTTTAATGTTATAGGGGAAATTATTAATGAATTTGTTTTTTATAATCAAACACCTGGAATTCAAACGTTCAGTTGGGATATAAGTAACAATTTACATATCTCATCAGGAGTCTATTTTTATCAAATTACGTTTATTCGAAAAAATAATAATGACATAATTAAAAAATCAAAAATGTTACTTAAAGTGAATATTTAA
- a CDS encoding right-handed parallel beta-helix repeat-containing protein, with the protein MKKILFAFFFEYLTFIQIIYCENYLGGTKGSNTLLHWNSQSIHYRVDLNGAVDNGLDYNATRNLINAGYSTWENVSSSTVTFIDDGSVTGNRSPSDGINGHYWIYPPDALFNINGIFYDDPNTPNNEAASALTIIEDNNYIITDVDIVYNGNKEWLGNNHLIWWNEVQSVAIHEIGHSLGIAHADIGLNPIPVMTKSCLPSSDRRTLKFDDIDAVSFLYGGNLITNETFSDTDYYNWNLTVMPGVTLTINSGTTLNFNNNASLTINGILDVNGATSSKVNFNFIAQSSSPTNGIKVNSSGSVDIQHANIYNARYGVYSNQSDVNINNSNIHHCFYGLYFLNTNTASSNPIVTNTYIQNNTNYGIYLYRSSPTIDNNKIESNGSKGIYAETYSDPEITKKHN; encoded by the coding sequence ATGAAAAAAATATTGTTTGCATTTTTTTTTGAATATTTAACTTTTATACAAATAATTTATTGTGAAAATTATTTGGGAGGCACAAAAGGTTCTAACACTTTATTACACTGGAATTCCCAGAGCATACATTATAGAGTAGATTTAAATGGTGCTGTTGATAATGGTTTAGACTATAATGCCACTCGTAACCTCATTAATGCAGGATATTCCACTTGGGAAAATGTCTCATCAAGTACAGTTACATTTATAGATGATGGCTCTGTAACTGGGAATAGATCTCCATCCGATGGAATTAATGGTCATTATTGGATTTATCCACCCGATGCTCTATTTAATATAAATGGGATTTTTTATGACGATCCCAATACACCTAATAATGAAGCAGCTTCAGCTCTTACAATTATTGAAGACAATAATTATATTATAACAGATGTTGATATTGTTTACAATGGAAATAAAGAATGGTTAGGCAATAATCATTTAATATGGTGGAATGAAGTTCAGTCTGTTGCTATACATGAAATAGGCCATTCTTTAGGAATTGCACATGCAGACATTGGATTAAACCCAATTCCAGTAATGACAAAATCTTGTTTGCCATCAAGTGATAGACGAACTTTGAAATTTGATGATATTGATGCTGTTTCTTTTTTATACGGGGGCAATTTAATAACAAACGAAACATTTTCTGATACTGATTATTATAATTGGAATTTAACAGTAATGCCTGGTGTTACTTTAACAATAAATTCTGGTACAACATTAAATTTTAACAATAATGCGTCATTAACAATAAATGGTATTTTGGATGTAAATGGTGCAACTTCCAGCAAAGTGAATTTTAATTTCATCGCGCAAAGCTCAAGTCCAACAAATGGGATTAAAGTAAATTCATCGGGTTCAGTTGATATTCAACATGCAAATATTTATAATGCAAGATATGGTGTTTATTCAAATCAAAGCGATGTAAATATAAATAATAGTAATATTCACCATTGTTTCTATGGTTTATATTTTCTAAATACAAATACTGCTTCTTCAAATCCAATTGTAACAAATACCTATATTCAAAATAACACAAATTATGGTATTTACTTGTATAGGTCATCACCCACAATAGATAATAATAAAATAGAAAGTAACGGCTCAAAGGGAATTTATGCAGAGACCTATAGTGATCCGGAAATAACAAAAAAACACAATTAG
- a CDS encoding T9SS type A sorting domain-containing protein, giving the protein MMTNYWGASSPPAGEFYADGTSSYNNTYYFSSDNGAGSTLPKTVFNENDINLAYSYMDEKNYVEAEKIFKKIIEEEFNQNNSVYATIGLSKCYDKSNKKGFKEYLKNNVQNKIQDKNDSKLTISLELDAYWSEKEGNYSEAIETYNKLQNEFIDNKEVWSNAKMNEALIYLDRLGDKKKAEALFSELLSKNNDEHVSQFINTCLTEFNTANIVNKKLFENKEDESNNNEIVLDSYELLGNFPNPFNPTTKIKYNIPYNSQIGIRIYDIMGKEIKSFNDISNTSGVYELEWNGTNNYGEQVSSGIYLMKFNANSIEGNNKNFSKTLKLMLLK; this is encoded by the coding sequence ATGATGACAAATTATTGGGGAGCTTCTTCACCGCCCGCAGGAGAATTTTATGCAGATGGAACAAGCAGTTATAACAACACTTACTATTTTTCCAGTGATAACGGAGCTGGTTCAACATTACCAAAAACAGTATTTAACGAAAATGATATAAATCTTGCTTATTCTTATATGGATGAGAAAAATTATGTAGAAGCAGAAAAGATATTCAAGAAAATAATTGAGGAAGAATTTAATCAGAATAATTCTGTTTATGCAACTATTGGTCTTAGTAAGTGTTATGATAAATCGAATAAAAAAGGATTTAAAGAATACTTAAAAAATAATGTTCAAAATAAAATACAAGATAAGAATGATAGCAAACTTACAATCAGTCTCGAATTAGATGCTTATTGGTCAGAAAAGGAAGGTAATTATTCAGAGGCAATAGAAACATATAATAAACTTCAAAATGAATTTATTGATAATAAAGAAGTCTGGTCAAATGCAAAAATGAATGAAGCTTTGATTTACTTAGACAGACTTGGTGATAAGAAAAAAGCAGAAGCATTATTTTCAGAATTGTTAAGCAAAAATAACGATGAGCATGTTTCGCAATTTATTAACACATGTTTAACTGAATTTAATACAGCAAATATTGTTAACAAGAAACTATTTGAAAATAAAGAAGACGAAAGCAATAATAATGAAATTGTGTTAGATTCTTACGAACTACTGGGCAATTTTCCAAATCCATTTAATCCAACAACAAAGATAAAATACAATATACCATATAATTCTCAAATTGGAATAAGAATTTACGATATAATGGGTAAAGAAATTAAGAGTTTTAATGATATTTCAAATACTTCCGGTGTTTACGAACTTGAGTGGAATGGAACAAATAATTATGGTGAACAAGTCTCAAGCGGAATTTATCTAATGAAATTTAATGCAAATTCTATTGAAGGAAATAATAAGAACTTTTCAAAAACGTTAAAACTTATGCTATTAAAGTAA
- a CDS encoding DUF87 domain-containing protein, whose protein sequence is MSKTINDPRSYQRIKQQLPSGDIRNMARDIETKAHNDKPFFSVSIRVGVTTEYDNFNLSGLTSFMNLFQHGGNKLNYITQNEYLEKIDNKQIIDMIENNLTYRSGFLLNSSELSGLVHIPAISHFTDKNIYMDYLANIETIPIEKEQEEGIIIGYSKYSNKEIPVRITDQIRKTGIHIIGRSGSGKSTLMENLILQDIDNNIGIALIDPHGDTIQRILSLIPENKIESTIYIDFGNTEFIPIWNPLKRINNQSIGRTADDLLASFKSIIKTNMWGHRLEHLLRNGFNGLLHIEDSTLFDLLIIFEQSRNMSREKEY, encoded by the coding sequence ATGAGCAAGACAATAAATGATCCTAGATCATATCAACGTATTAAGCAGCAGTTACCTTCGGGCGACATTAGAAATATGGCTCGTGATATAGAAACAAAAGCGCATAATGACAAACCATTCTTTTCAGTTTCAATCAGAGTTGGAGTAACAACAGAATATGATAATTTTAATTTAAGCGGATTAACATCTTTTATGAATTTATTTCAACACGGAGGAAACAAACTCAACTACATAACACAAAATGAATATTTAGAAAAAATTGATAACAAACAAATTATAGATATGATTGAAAATAATTTGACATATCGCTCCGGATTTCTATTAAACTCTTCAGAACTATCCGGCTTGGTACATATTCCAGCAATCAGTCATTTCACAGATAAAAACATTTATATGGATTATTTGGCAAATATTGAAACAATACCAATAGAAAAAGAACAAGAAGAAGGAATAATAATTGGTTACAGCAAATACTCAAATAAAGAAATTCCGGTAAGAATAACAGATCAAATAAGAAAAACCGGAATACATATAATCGGCAGATCCGGAAGTGGAAAAAGCACACTAATGGAAAATCTAATACTGCAAGATATTGACAACAATATTGGAATTGCACTAATTGATCCGCACGGCGATACAATACAGAGAATATTATCTCTTATTCCGGAAAATAAAATCGAATCAACAATTTATATCGACTTCGGAAATACAGAATTTATCCCCATTTGGAATCCCCTAAAGAGAATAAATAATCAAAGTATCGGCAGAACAGCAGACGATTTACTTGCTTCATTTAAAAGTATAATTAAAACCAATATGTGGGGACATAGACTTGAACATCTGTTAAGAAACGGATTTAACGGATTACTGCACATAGAAGATTCAACATTATTTGATCTTCTTATAATATTTGAACAATCAAGAAACATGAGCAGAGAAAAAGAATATTAA
- a CDS encoding ATP-binding protein, translating to MLLNSDESVSLMLSQPDNQINFNEIIKQNKILLLDLSNVGPDTRKILGSYLLSTLHNYSISRNNIDMNNRNPFSIYCDEAHKFTPDTLEDMITDARKFGINLTFAHQFLNQFNTDQRDALLSMGSSIIFNVDLFDAKNLTNNLQSKVEVKDILTLKTGEAFSRIGTQIIKFETNKPKQILDENFKNEIIKKSIEKYYKPISTVKKIVNERLKRFGIDIEPIKINEELELDKSDFKFEYDEFD from the coding sequence ATGCTGTTAAACTCAGATGAATCAGTTTCATTAATGCTCTCACAACCAGACAACCAAATAAATTTTAACGAGATAATTAAACAAAATAAAATATTACTGCTTGATCTATCAAATGTAGGACCGGATACAAGAAAGATATTAGGATCATATTTGCTGTCAACTTTACATAATTATTCAATTTCAAGAAATAATATAGATATGAATAACAGAAATCCATTTAGTATTTATTGCGATGAAGCCCATAAATTCACACCGGATACATTGGAAGACATGATAACCGATGCTCGTAAATTTGGAATAAATCTAACTTTTGCACATCAATTTCTCAATCAATTCAATACGGATCAAAGAGATGCGTTATTAAGTATGGGTTCATCCATAATATTTAATGTAGATTTATTTGATGCAAAAAACCTCACAAACAATTTACAATCAAAAGTAGAAGTAAAAGATATCCTAACGTTAAAGACTGGTGAAGCATTCTCAAGAATCGGAACACAAATAATAAAATTCGAGACTAATAAACCAAAACAAATACTTGACGAAAATTTTAAAAATGAAATAATCAAAAAATCCATTGAAAAATATTACAAACCAATAAGTACAGTTAAGAAAATTGTCAATGAAAGATTAAAGAGATTCGGAATAGACATAGAACCAATCAAAATAAATGAAGAATTAGAATTAGATAAATCAGACTTTAAATTTGAATATGATGAATTTGACTGA
- a CDS encoding helix-turn-helix domain-containing protein produces MENKFVLIEIDQLYAIIKQAILEVIKKKDNEDQQKEILNFKETCEFLGIHPSTLNKWKAQNKIPYKRLGKRIFFCRKEIIDTLKKSNYQKF; encoded by the coding sequence ATGGAAAATAAATTTGTTTTAATAGAAATCGATCAACTTTATGCTATCATAAAACAAGCAATTTTAGAAGTAATCAAGAAAAAAGATAATGAAGACCAGCAAAAAGAGATACTGAATTTTAAAGAAACATGCGAATTTTTAGGAATCCATCCATCAACATTGAACAAATGGAAAGCTCAAAACAAAATACCATATAAACGATTAGGGAAGAGAATTTTCTTTTGTAGAAAGGAAATAATAGATACCTTAAAAAAATCTAATTATCAAAAATTTTGA